Proteins encoded in a region of the Candidatus Zixiibacteriota bacterium genome:
- the dusB gene encoding tRNA dihydrouridine synthase DusB → MQIGNLNIPGPLFLAPLAGISNRPFRLIARRCGADMAYTEMVSADGIAMGQEKSLSYLDFDAEEHPVGVQIFGANPENIRKAAAVISQSGADLIDINLGCPVKKVVGKNGGAALLKDRQLTHEIMNAAVEASSLPVTVKMRTGWDNQNDHYLEIGELAQASGIAAVALHARSRAAGFSGKSDWSKIAILKNALKIPVIGNGDINSAEDAARMLAETGCDAIMVGRAAMRNPYIFGAIKAFLRDRTISPEPAISDKIALSLDHAALIIAQFGERSGALMMRKHLAWYTKGFPAGAALRARLMTVTSLDDIRRAFQEFLQSSHPVLNG, encoded by the coding sequence ATGCAGATAGGAAACTTAAACATTCCCGGACCCCTTTTTCTGGCGCCCCTGGCGGGTATCTCTAATCGTCCATTCCGTTTAATCGCAAGGAGATGCGGGGCTGACATGGCTTATACCGAGATGGTTTCTGCCGACGGCATAGCCATGGGGCAGGAGAAATCACTCTCCTACCTTGATTTTGACGCCGAGGAGCATCCTGTCGGCGTCCAGATTTTCGGCGCTAATCCGGAAAATATTCGCAAAGCAGCCGCTGTTATCTCCCAATCCGGAGCCGACCTTATCGACATCAACCTCGGTTGCCCGGTCAAGAAAGTCGTCGGCAAAAATGGTGGCGCCGCCCTTCTTAAAGACCGGCAATTGACCCATGAAATTATGAATGCGGCGGTTGAGGCTTCCTCGCTGCCGGTGACTGTCAAAATGCGCACCGGCTGGGATAATCAGAACGACCATTATCTGGAAATAGGGGAGTTGGCGCAAGCCTCAGGTATCGCGGCGGTCGCTCTGCATGCCCGAAGCCGCGCTGCCGGATTCTCCGGCAAATCTGACTGGTCGAAAATCGCTATCCTTAAGAATGCCCTCAAAATACCGGTTATCGGTAACGGCGATATCAATTCGGCTGAGGATGCCGCCCGGATGCTTGCCGAAACCGGTTGTGATGCCATCATGGTAGGCCGCGCCGCCATGCGCAATCCTTATATATTCGGCGCTATAAAAGCCTTTCTCCGCGACCGGACTATCTCTCCCGAACCGGCCATCAGCGATAAAATCGCCCTGTCACTTGACCATGCCGCCCTTATCATCGCCCAGTTCGGAGAAAGAAGCGGCGCGCTTATGATGCGGAAACATCTGGCATGGTACACCAAAGGTTTTCCTGCCGGAGCCGCTCTGCGCGCCCGGCTGATGACTGTTACTTCTCTGGATGATATCCGGCGCGCCTTTCAGGAATTTCTCCAAAGCTCTCACCCGGTTCTTAATGGATAG
- a CDS encoding FHA domain-containing protein, which produces MPEIIVKYEDKIIERVVSEKKRLSIGRTPDNDIILENRGVSRKHAQIEFNDNAAVIIDNESLNGTFVNNRKVTEEILHDNDTITIGKYSLIYRTEVSKTDSPAALDGTMVLKTKKQKDLVEKDKLEREIVSRMGGSVLLGEENADFSEYRIDHNVTTIGKAKFVHVHARGMLLSGIQAKIVKEPDQFVIINLGRKGKTRVNGEEVARQTLKNGDIIQVGKSIYRFIEGQH; this is translated from the coding sequence ATGCCTGAAATAATTGTCAAATATGAAGACAAGATTATCGAGCGCGTCGTGTCGGAAAAGAAACGGTTATCGATCGGCAGAACGCCGGACAACGACATCATATTGGAAAACCGGGGCGTTTCCCGGAAGCACGCTCAGATTGAATTCAACGACAATGCCGCAGTGATCATTGACAATGAGTCGCTCAACGGGACCTTCGTGAATAATCGCAAAGTTACCGAAGAGATACTTCACGATAATGATACTATCACGATTGGAAAATATTCGTTAATATACAGGACGGAGGTTTCCAAGACTGATTCTCCGGCGGCTCTGGACGGCACCATGGTTTTGAAGACGAAGAAGCAGAAAGACCTGGTTGAAAAGGATAAGCTGGAGCGGGAGATTGTCAGCCGGATGGGCGGCTCAGTATTGCTGGGCGAAGAGAACGCCGATTTTTCCGAGTACCGCATTGACCATAATGTTACAACTATCGGCAAAGCCAAGTTTGTGCACGTGCATGCCCGCGGAATGCTTCTTTCAGGGATACAGGCTAAGATAGTGAAGGAACCGGATCAGTTTGTGATAATCAATTTGGGCCGCAAAGGAAAGACAAGGGTGAACGGCGAAGAGGTCGCTCGCCAGACGCTCAAGAACGGCGACATAATTCAAGTAGGAAAGTCGATTTACCGCTTCATTGAAGGACAACATTAG
- the larC gene encoding nickel pincer cofactor biosynthesis protein LarC — protein sequence MRHLHFDCQSGISGDMTLAALLDLGMPFEHLQNELRKIKLDGFRLNYFRTERHMISAAAVTVEINDPVAHRHLRDILNIIEPSSLAEKVKAFARTAFQKLADAEAKIHQTSPDKVHFHEVGALDAIIDITSAAIGLEYFRPESISISPLPFGSGSVKSAHGMIPVPAPATVEILKGFRFRLEDTVGEKVTPTGAAILATAAEIYPVIESPTSNFKIEKVGYGAGAGDFPEHPNLLRLILGELNSALASEREEVQVIESNIDDMNPQIYSHLMSCLYEAGALEVFMTPIIMKKNRPGTLLTLLCKNDLVDTLSDIIFRETTTAGLRIRSERRRVLPREIRLVETEYGPIRVKVLKFKDKVKIQPEYDDCAAAAQKRSVSLLDVMAAARRAAENLEGIE from the coding sequence GTGAGACATCTTCACTTCGATTGTCAGTCCGGAATCTCCGGCGATATGACACTCGCCGCCCTTCTTGACCTGGGAATGCCCTTTGAGCACCTGCAAAATGAATTAAGAAAGATTAAACTCGACGGTTTTAGGCTCAATTATTTCAGGACGGAGCGGCACATGATATCGGCAGCGGCGGTGACGGTCGAAATAAACGACCCTGTGGCGCACCGACATCTAAGAGATATTCTGAATATCATTGAGCCGTCATCGCTGGCTGAAAAAGTCAAGGCTTTTGCCAGAACAGCTTTCCAAAAACTGGCAGACGCCGAAGCAAAGATACACCAGACCTCCCCGGACAAAGTTCACTTTCATGAAGTCGGCGCCCTCGACGCCATCATAGATATCACCAGCGCCGCCATCGGATTGGAATACTTTCGACCAGAATCTATATCCATTTCCCCCCTGCCTTTTGGCAGCGGGTCAGTCAAATCGGCGCATGGCATGATTCCTGTTCCGGCGCCGGCGACAGTCGAAATATTAAAAGGATTCAGATTCCGTCTGGAAGATACCGTCGGAGAAAAAGTAACCCCGACCGGCGCCGCCATTCTCGCCACGGCGGCGGAGATATATCCGGTTATCGAGTCCCCCACAAGCAACTTCAAGATTGAGAAAGTTGGTTACGGAGCCGGCGCCGGCGATTTTCCCGAACACCCCAATCTCCTCCGTCTCATTCTCGGGGAATTGAATTCTGCCCTCGCCTCGGAAAGGGAAGAGGTTCAGGTGATTGAATCGAATATTGATGATATGAATCCGCAGATTTATAGCCACTTGATGAGCTGTCTGTATGAAGCCGGAGCGCTCGAGGTCTTCATGACCCCGATTATAATGAAGAAGAATCGTCCCGGTACGCTGTTGACTCTCCTCTGCAAAAATGATTTGGTGGACACTCTCAGCGATATTATATTCCGCGAAACTACCACCGCCGGTTTACGGATTCGCTCCGAAAGACGACGGGTTCTGCCGCGAGAAATCCGCCTGGTGGAGACTGAATACGGACCGATTAGAGTGAAAGTGCTTAAATTCAAGGATAAAGTAAAGATTCAGCCGGAGTATGATGACTGCGCCGCCGCCGCACAGAAGAGAAGTGTTTCGCTTCTGGATGTGATGGCTGCCGCGCGTCGCGCCGCTGAAAATTTGGAAGGGATAGAATAA
- the larB gene encoding nickel pincer cofactor biosynthesis protein LarB, producing the protein MDRKSLQKILQGVADKTLSVEQGLERLRNFPLENIAFARIDHHRALRQGIPEVIYAPGKTERQIISIAQKILKSGCDTLITRLNESVYKSIRKQLYSFRYYPDARLALALSGRKKNPASRTQKSVLVCCAGTSDIPVAEEAALTAWVMGCPVERLYDVGVAGIHRLFDSRQSLETASVIIVVAGMEGALPSVIGGLVGKPLIAVPTSIGYGASFGGLAALLAMLNSCAAGITVVNIDNGFGAGVAAATIAIAMKEPIK; encoded by the coding sequence ATGGATAGGAAATCGCTGCAAAAAATCCTCCAGGGAGTCGCCGACAAAACTCTCTCCGTTGAGCAGGGACTGGAACGGCTGCGGAATTTTCCTCTGGAAAATATCGCGTTCGCGCGGATTGACCATCATCGCGCTCTGCGGCAGGGAATCCCCGAGGTCATCTATGCCCCCGGGAAAACCGAACGACAGATAATCAGTATCGCCCAAAAGATTCTTAAATCCGGCTGCGACACCCTGATTACGCGCCTCAATGAATCGGTATATAAATCTATAAGGAAGCAACTTTATTCTTTTCGATATTATCCTGATGCCCGCCTGGCTCTTGCGTTGAGCGGCAGGAAGAAAAATCCCGCATCGCGAACGCAAAAGTCTGTTCTGGTCTGTTGCGCCGGAACCTCTGATATCCCGGTCGCCGAAGAAGCGGCTCTCACCGCCTGGGTAATGGGCTGCCCGGTAGAACGGCTCTATGATGTCGGCGTCGCCGGAATCCACCGTCTCTTTGACAGCCGACAGTCTCTCGAAACTGCCTCCGTAATAATAGTGGTCGCCGGCATGGAGGGAGCGCTCCCTTCCGTTATAGGCGGTCTGGTCGGCAAACCGCTCATCGCCGTGCCGACTTCCATAGGTTACGGGGCATCATTCGGAGGATTGGCGGCGCTTCTGGCTATGCTCAATTCCTGCGCCGCCGGCATTACCGTGGTCAATATCGATAACGGCTTCGGCGCCGGTGTCGCCGCGGCAACTATTGCCATCGCCATGAAGGAGCCGATAAAGTGA